Proteins encoded within one genomic window of Lentisphaera araneosa HTCC2155:
- a CDS encoding IS1595-like element ISLar1 family transposase, protein MPKNKIQFQVGVSFPEFIKTFGTEDQCSAYLESCKWPNGFKCETCDSDKYYRYESGSRTIFQCKSCRKNHRLTAGTLFHRTKVPLQKWFLALHQISQSKNSVSALELHRHIDVNYKTAWLIKQKIMQMMYEQDSKYKLKGLVEIDDAYLGGRLEGGKRGRGSENKSPFIAAVETNENRNPVFVKLNPVSSFSYEVIKQWAIDNLEENCDTISDGLRGFSALKEVSNHNVLVTSKAKKEEIESTFKWVNTILSNVKTSISGTFHSLKFEKYGFRYLADLQFRLNRRFDLRKMFFGLISKAMTTSQKPVDYLNASLTDSTLSQ, encoded by the coding sequence ATGCCTAAGAATAAAATTCAGTTTCAAGTTGGAGTTAGTTTTCCAGAATTCATCAAAACTTTTGGAACCGAGGATCAATGTAGTGCTTACTTGGAAAGCTGTAAGTGGCCTAATGGTTTTAAATGTGAGACATGCGATAGTGATAAGTATTACCGCTATGAATCTGGAAGCCGCACCATCTTTCAATGTAAATCCTGCCGTAAAAACCATCGTTTAACAGCGGGCACTTTATTTCATCGTACGAAAGTTCCTCTACAGAAGTGGTTCTTAGCTCTGCATCAAATAAGCCAATCAAAGAACAGTGTTTCAGCATTAGAATTACACCGCCATATTGATGTGAATTATAAAACTGCCTGGTTAATAAAGCAGAAAATCATGCAGATGATGTATGAGCAAGACAGTAAGTATAAACTTAAAGGTTTGGTTGAAATAGACGATGCTTACCTAGGTGGTCGACTGGAAGGAGGTAAACGAGGTAGAGGTTCAGAAAACAAATCTCCATTTATAGCGGCTGTGGAAACTAACGAAAATCGAAATCCAGTTTTTGTTAAACTGAATCCTGTATCAAGTTTTTCTTATGAAGTGATTAAACAATGGGCTATAGATAATCTTGAGGAGAACTGTGATACAATTTCAGACGGACTTAGAGGCTTCAGCGCCTTAAAAGAAGTAAGTAATCATAACGTTTTAGTTACTAGTAAAGCAAAGAAAGAAGAAATCGAAAGTACTTTTAAATGGGTGAATACCATTCTGAGTAATGTAAAAACTTCTATTTCTGGAACATTTCATTCACTAAAATTCGAGAAATACGGTTTCAGGTATCTTGCTGATTTACAGTTTAGGCTCAACAGAAGATTTGACCTCAGAAAAATGTTTTTTGGACTGATTTCCAAAGCTATGACTACATCGCAAAAACCTGTAGATTACCTTAATGCATCGTTAACTGATAGTACGCTTAGCCAATAG
- a CDS encoding sulfotransferase family 2 domain-containing protein, giving the protein MFEKVRKNLKLKRYKPEVWSLNEGKVVFISIPKNASRSIRRTLTSYISGVDVVDVTKENLPSLVEGHVTRLKQSKISKEFSQAFIFSFVRNPYKRIFSCWKNKIGNQPNGDCIFSHWGMSMETSFDEFVDIVCATPDEMADRHFRSQSWFLCDDQGVLVPDFIGKLENMNHSWTKVQNKIDVPNIPHVNSSNSKDLNLSRRNIDLINERFKDDFNNFSYEFL; this is encoded by the coding sequence ATGTTTGAGAAAGTCAGAAAAAATTTAAAGTTAAAAAGATATAAGCCTGAAGTTTGGTCTTTAAATGAAGGAAAAGTAGTTTTCATTTCAATCCCCAAAAATGCTTCTAGATCTATAAGAAGAACTTTAACGTCCTATATTAGCGGTGTCGATGTAGTTGACGTTACAAAAGAGAATTTGCCTTCTTTAGTGGAGGGGCATGTTACAAGACTTAAGCAATCAAAAATTTCCAAAGAGTTCTCTCAAGCTTTTATTTTTTCATTTGTAAGAAACCCCTATAAACGAATCTTTTCCTGTTGGAAAAATAAAATTGGCAATCAACCAAATGGTGATTGTATATTTTCCCATTGGGGGATGAGTATGGAGACCAGTTTTGATGAATTTGTCGATATAGTATGTGCCACTCCAGACGAAATGGCAGATAGGCACTTTAGGTCCCAGTCGTGGTTTTTGTGTGATGATCAAGGGGTTCTAGTGCCTGATTTTATTGGTAAATTAGAGAATATGAATCATTCGTGGACAAAGGTTCAGAATAAAATTGATGTGCCTAATATACCACATGTCAACTCATCAAATTCTAAAGATTTAAATTTGTCGAGAAGGAATATTGATTTAATTAATGAACGTTTTAAAGACGATTTTAATAATTTTTCTTACGAGTTTTTATAG
- a CDS encoding glycosyltransferase: MGLAAARNKGAKIAQGEYLLFLDADDELGKDVLTRALELLPNNENFGLICFRHESIFVDRFPKKSSKVQFSVTREKNFKAFILNKLAIIPSATMIKADVFQKTQFVKELKLSEDIPFFAQVIANYDCLYFDLVLTKMYKHSASMRHDLDRLLSSSYESVDVLFDEKVLPANLFKYRDMYKAKRALSMFRSLRRQGEVEKAKAYYREAIKLHPAFLLNWVYLKKYLLTKKW; this comes from the coding sequence ATGGGTTTGGCAGCCGCTCGAAACAAAGGAGCTAAGATTGCTCAGGGTGAGTACTTGCTCTTTCTCGACGCGGATGATGAACTTGGAAAAGATGTCCTAACTCGAGCCTTAGAATTGCTCCCCAATAATGAAAATTTTGGACTAATCTGTTTTCGTCATGAAAGCATCTTTGTGGATCGCTTTCCAAAGAAATCTTCCAAAGTACAGTTTTCCGTTACTCGTGAAAAGAATTTCAAAGCCTTTATTCTCAATAAATTGGCGATTATTCCCTCCGCAACAATGATCAAAGCTGATGTTTTTCAGAAAACTCAATTTGTCAAAGAGCTCAAGCTCAGCGAAGATATACCCTTTTTTGCACAAGTAATCGCTAATTATGATTGTCTCTACTTTGACTTAGTTTTAACGAAAATGTACAAGCACAGCGCTTCAATGCGTCATGATTTAGATCGTTTACTTTCGAGTTCTTATGAGTCCGTGGATGTTCTCTTTGATGAGAAAGTTTTACCTGCAAATTTATTCAAGTACCGGGATATGTACAAAGCTAAAAGGGCCTTATCCATGTTTAGATCACTGCGCCGTCAGGGAGAGGTTGAAAAAGCGAAAGCCTACTACCGTGAAGCGATTAAATTACACCCAGCATTTTTACTGAATTGGGTGTACTTAAAGAAGTATTTACTAACAAAAAAATGGTAG
- a CDS encoding IS110 family transposase, with protein MKMYTTKTKFHCGIDLHKSMSYICVMDKEGKIYVHTEIKNNDFQYMKKILSPYWDDLTIACETTYNWYKLSDFCETEPVQFALGHALYMGAIHGGKAKNDKIDSKKITDLLRTNLLPKAYACPRRFRSHRDLLRRRIKLVSIRSGISIYLNLFEDQNNLKHSSAELRRNAKSSLQFMDLQTFLPEDHAMARNYQLNADLLKMFTDQLKQIDKDLVKFTLDSQFKEDFEIVKSMKGIGDILGMTLVYETHDIQRFKTPGDYASYCRVVKCKKESAGKSYGYSGTKMGNPNLKWAFGEIAMLAKSDPVMKFFADELDQRHGKRKGRSIFIHKICRAIYFMLLRKKPFDPIDFFGREKYERLTKKVH; from the coding sequence ATGAAAATGTATACTACAAAAACAAAATTTCACTGCGGAATTGATCTTCACAAATCGATGTCTTATATCTGCGTGATGGACAAAGAAGGAAAAATATACGTGCACACAGAGATCAAAAATAATGACTTTCAGTACATGAAGAAAATCCTCTCTCCTTATTGGGATGACCTTACTATTGCCTGCGAAACTACTTACAACTGGTACAAATTATCTGATTTTTGTGAAACAGAGCCCGTTCAATTTGCCCTAGGCCATGCCCTTTATATGGGAGCAATTCATGGAGGTAAAGCAAAGAACGATAAAATAGACAGTAAAAAAATAACAGATTTGTTACGAACTAATCTCCTGCCCAAAGCGTATGCTTGTCCACGTCGGTTTCGTTCTCACCGAGATCTACTACGCCGTCGAATCAAGCTCGTGAGTATTCGCTCAGGTATATCAATTTATCTTAATCTCTTCGAAGACCAAAATAATTTAAAACATAGTTCTGCTGAGCTTCGACGAAATGCAAAGTCATCACTTCAGTTCATGGATCTTCAGACATTCCTACCAGAAGATCATGCTATGGCTCGAAACTATCAACTCAACGCCGATTTACTAAAGATGTTTACTGATCAGTTAAAACAAATAGATAAGGACCTTGTGAAATTCACCCTTGACTCTCAGTTCAAAGAAGATTTTGAAATAGTGAAATCAATGAAAGGTATCGGAGATATTTTAGGTATGACTCTGGTTTATGAAACTCATGATATTCAAAGATTTAAAACTCCAGGTGATTATGCAAGTTACTGTCGCGTTGTTAAATGCAAAAAAGAAAGTGCGGGAAAAAGTTATGGTTATAGTGGGACAAAAATGGGCAACCCTAACTTAAAGTGGGCCTTTGGTGAAATCGCAATGTTAGCAAAATCAGATCCAGTAATGAAATTCTTTGCCGATGAACTCGATCAACGTCACGGTAAACGCAAAGGACGATCCATCTTTATACATAAAATATGCCGAGCTATTTATTTTATGCTTTTACGAAAGAAACCTTTTGATCCTATCGATTTTTTCGGCAGAGAAAAATATGAGCGACTCACAAAAAAAGTTCATTAA
- a CDS encoding glycosyltransferase produces the protein MTKPGNDYLQTLNRIKYFVSADIPFGEYMIKNFEAMACGCTLFTWDQGKIENDAVGFVDMHNVVLYKSMDELIEKLTILRNDDSLTKKIALNGQVLVQHSHTWSHAAKTITQLIEPPLREKTCIKSLFGLKKNYKLKK, from the coding sequence ATGACAAAACCAGGAAACGATTATTTACAAACTCTAAATAGAATTAAATATTTCGTTAGCGCGGACATTCCCTTTGGGGAATACATGATAAAGAATTTCGAAGCTATGGCTTGTGGCTGTACCCTTTTCACCTGGGACCAAGGAAAAATCGAAAATGACGCCGTAGGCTTTGTCGATATGCACAATGTAGTTTTATATAAATCAATGGATGAATTGATTGAAAAACTTACTATCTTAAGAAATGATGACTCACTTACTAAGAAAATTGCCTTAAATGGTCAGGTCTTGGTTCAGCATTCACACACCTGGTCACATGCGGCTAAAACAATCACCCAACTCATCGAACCTCCTCTAAGAGAAAAAACTTGTATCAAAAGCCTATTTGGACTTAAAAAAAACTACAAACTCAAAAAGTAA
- a CDS encoding NAD-dependent epimerase/dehydratase family protein — protein sequence MSLYAATKKSNEMMAHSYSHLYDLPTTGLRFFTVYGPWGRPDMALFLFTDAILNNREIKVFNNGEMSRDFTYIDDIVDGIYKALISPPKRRQLEKLSTDSSSAPYEIYNIGNNSPVPLMNFIKAIENATGKEAKKNFLPLQPGDVVSTHADCTKIIQNLHYSPSTSLQTGVDQLVQWYKQHYKK from the coding sequence GTGAGTCTCTATGCCGCCACTAAGAAATCAAACGAAATGATGGCACATAGTTACTCACACCTCTACGACCTGCCAACGACCGGCCTACGTTTCTTCACAGTCTATGGCCCCTGGGGTCGCCCGGATATGGCACTTTTCTTGTTTACTGATGCCATATTAAATAACAGAGAAATTAAAGTTTTTAATAATGGGGAAATGTCACGCGACTTCACTTATATCGACGATATCGTCGATGGCATTTACAAAGCCCTCATCTCCCCTCCTAAAAGAAGGCAGCTAGAAAAACTGAGTACTGATAGCTCTTCTGCACCTTACGAAATTTATAACATAGGCAATAATAGCCCCGTACCGCTGATGAATTTCATTAAGGCCATTGAGAACGCTACTGGCAAAGAAGCCAAAAAGAACTTTTTGCCACTTCAGCCAGGGGATGTGGTTTCGACGCACGCTGATTGCACAAAAATTATCCAAAATTTGCATTATTCACCTTCCACAAGCCTCCAAACAGGTGTAGATCAATTAGTCCAATGGTATAAACAACATTATAAGAAGTAA